In one Watersipora subatra chromosome 6, tzWatSuba1.1, whole genome shotgun sequence genomic region, the following are encoded:
- the LOC137397979 gene encoding protein FAM200C-like, with the protein MRNIGYLPKYGNELKRKLKRAKLDSWKTGSFLIQAQAITEASYALSYHITRDKKPHTIGETLVKSCLLECTKIILEDTAAQKIADLSLSDSTVKSRIGDMSADIKRQVIEKIKSSPMVTIQLDESTDVASISQLMVFARYVHRETIEEEFLFCSPLT; encoded by the coding sequence CTAAAGAGAAAACTCAAGCGGGCAAAACTGGATTCCTGGAAAACTGGCAGCTTTCTTATCCAGGCACAGGCCATTACCGAGGCATCTTATGCTCTGTCTTACCACATCACCAGAGATAAGAAGCCACACACCATTGGTGAAACGTTAGTTAAATCTTGTCTGCTGGAGTGTACTAAGATTATTCTCGAAGACACAGCTGCTCAAAAGATAGCTGATTTATCCCTCTCAGACAGCACAGTGAAATCGAGGATTGGTGATATGTCTGCAGACATAAAGAGGCAAGTAATTGAAAAGATCAAGTCATCTCCCATGGTCACcattcaacttgatgagtcCACTGATGTTGCTAGCATTTCACAGCTGATGGTGTTTGCACGCTATGTACACAGAGAGACAATTGAGGAAGAATTTCTGTTCTGCAGTCCTCTAACATAG